From a region of the Arachis ipaensis cultivar K30076 chromosome B09, Araip1.1, whole genome shotgun sequence genome:
- the LOC107614777 gene encoding putative disease resistance protein At3g14460, which yields MAEDLLQPKENNTLENIGCAYFDELVARSFFQPASTNRKLFIMHDLMRDLATFFAGKFYFKLKEFGNRCMIDNKTRHLSYATKFEDSIKLFREANNGAVHLRTFLDFTFLRHDQSIDIESDSWLLQQQLGCLRVLSFKHSSIELLSDSIGELILLRYLNLSDTPIMTLSESICNLYNLQTLKLRNCDELDMLPRRMEDLVNLRHLDIRGASRLKEMPKGMSKLKHLNFLSDYIVGEYEENGIRELETLDILRGSFCISKLENVKNSGEVLEAKMDGDIDDVQSERDILDKLQPHQNLKKLSIVGYRGETFPDWLGLSCYSNMTKLRLKRCKNCCELPSLGRLPFLRHLEFSDLDGLERIDFEIHNKKNGSFQQKTPFESLETLEITSMSGWREWHFPDEFDGFPKLRILSLKSCPVLRGDLPAHLPALEELTIADCEELACPLPRAPKLHQLLVDGSSTYFARVTYWSGDRISYYRHNIVISGTQLANSVLEWLPHIQPPRVRRLRIMNCESAISISGDYLPASKINILRATATQVTNGDSCRGVWFTVVVSIGGPSKSQGTRNQ from the exons ATGGCTGAAGATCTTTTACAACCAAAGGAAAACAACACCTTAGAAAATATTGGCTGTGCATATTTTGATGAATTAGTTGCAAGGTCGTTTTTTCAACCTGCTAGTACTAACAGAAAGTTATTTATAATGCATGATCTTATGCGCGATCTAGCAACATTTTTTGCTGGGAAATTCTATTTCAAACTTAAAGAATTTGGCAATCGATGCATGATAGACAACAAAACTCGTCATTTATCATATGCTACAAAATTTGAGGATAGCATCAAATTATTTCGAGAGGCCAATAATGGAGCAGTACACCTGAGAACATTTTTAGATTTTACTTTCCTTCGCCATGATCAATCAATTGATATTGAAAGCGATTCTTGGCTCTTACAACAACAATTAGGGTGTTTAAGAGTTTTGTCATTTAAACACTCTTCTATAGAGTTATTGTCTGATTCAATAGGTgaattgattcttttgcgttaCTTGAATCTCTCTGACACACCTATTATGACGTTATCTGAGTCAATATGTAATTTATACAATCTCCAAACTTTGAAGTTGAGGAATTGTGATGAGTTAGATATGCTTCCCCGCCGCATGGAAGATCTTGTGAACCTGCGTCACCTTGATATTCGAGGAGCTTCTCGTCTGAAAGAGATGCCGAAGGGAATGAGCAAGTTAAAGCATCTAAACTTCTTAAGTGATTATATTGTCGGCGAGTATGAAGAAAATGGGATAAGAGAACTGGAAACACTGGACATTCTCCGTGGCTCATTTTGCATTTCCAAGTTGGAGAATGTCAAGAATAGCGGTGAAGTTTTGGAGGCAAAGATGG ATGGTGACATTGATGATGTTCAAAGTGAAAGAGATATACTTGACAAGTTACAACCTCATCAAAACTTGAAAAAGTTATCAATTGTTGGTTATCGAGGTGAAACATTCCCAGATTGGTTAGGCCTTTCTTGCTACTCCAATATGACCAAATTGAGGCTGAAGCGTTGTAAGAATTGTTGTGAGCTTCCTTCACTAGGACGTTTACCCTTTTTACGGCATCTGGAGTTTTCTGATCTTGATGGGTTGGAGAGAATTGATTTTGAGATTCACAACAAAAAAAATGGATCATTTCAGCAGAAGACACCCTTCGAGTCTCTTGAAACTCTGGAAATTACGAGCATGTCTGGTTGGCGGGAATGGCATTTTCCTGATGAGTTTGATGGTTTTCCTAAGCTTAGAATCCTTTCACTAAAAAGCTGTCCGGTGTTAAGAGGAGATCTGCCTGCTCACCTTCCGGCTCTGGAGGAACTTACCATTGCTGATTGTGAAGAGCTTGCATGTCCGCTGCCGAGGGCTCCCAAGCTTCACCAATTACTTGTAGATGGTTCTTCTACGTATTTCGCAAGAGTCACGTATTGGAGTGGCGACCGCATATCCTACTACCGCCACAATATAGTAATTTCAGGAACCCAGCTGGCGAATTCCGTATTGGAGTGGCTACCGCACATCCAACCGCCACGTGTCCGTCGTCTGCGTATAATGAACTGTGAGTCAGCCATATCAATTTCAGGAGATTATTTGCCGGCTTCAAAAATTAACATTCTCCGAGCAACTGCAACACAAGTCACTAACGGAGATTCATGTAGAGGGGTGTGGTTCACTGTCGTCGTTTCAATTGGGGGCCCTTCCAAATCTCAAGGAACTCGTAATCAGTAA
- the LOC107614776 gene encoding uncharacterized protein LOC107614776: MASENVYLIIYPNEEISHTAEGITFVCNDPLWIMIPPHTSLQDLKNLILVHTGMVGKKITKLTYRMPVAVANSFAYQKMQIKSYQQVSMMFSYHRSIGTIYSLELCLNIQDIGGSSSSSNNVDGVRNLEVADFVPGPDTSRARSPSFNAFVVREHNANLREARSSTSTLHGFDRHPDVGISGSSDEDDIEEFSGDEAEAVPETQPLHGDNVPPTPVEPVGGGVSSSTPAHYLSLNLGAMHSSNAEDRPSSYPLSGEMELEIGLKFLNRKTAMLAVKNYNIRGSAEYKVVELDQRRYVCRCKQFGDQCRWMVRVAKTRSSRF, translated from the coding sequence ATGGCTTCGGAGAACGTGTAtttaattatatatcccaatgaAGAAATTTCTCATACAGCAGAAGGTATTACATTCGTTTGCAATGATCCGTTATGGATAATGATTCCACCACATACATCGTTACAAGATCTGAAGAATCTAATTCTGGTTCATACCGGAATGGTTGGAAAAAAAATCACAAAGTTGACCTACAGGATGCCGGTTGCAGTGGCCAACTCGTTTGCATATCAAAAAATGCAGATAAAATCTTATCAGCAGGTGTCAATGATGTTCTCTTATCATCGCAGCATAGGTACCATATATTCGTTGGAGCTTTGTCTGAATATTCAGGATATTGGCGGAAGCTCGTCCAGTTCCAATAATGTGGATGGTGTGAGAAATCTAGAAGTGGCTGATTTTGTACCGGGTCCGGATACAAGTAGGGCCCGTAGTCCAAGCTTCAATGCGTTTGTTGTGCGGGAACATAATGCAAATCTTCGTGAAGCGCGGTCCTCCACTTCAACCTTACATGGGTTCGATAGGCATCCCGATGTTGGCATCTCTGGTAGTTCTGACGAGGATGACATTGAAGAATTCAGTGGTGATGAGGCAGAAGCCGTTCCAGAAACGCAACCTCTGCATGGCGACAACGTTCCTCCAACACCTGTCGAACCGGTAGGTGGAGGTGTATCCTCCAGCACACCTGCACACTACCTATCCCTAAATCTTGGAGCAATGCATTCGAGTAACGCAGAGGACAGACCTAGTAGCTACCCTCTCTCAGGCGAGATGGAGCTCGAGATTGGGTTAAAGTTTTTGAACCGGAAAACAGCGATGCTGGCAGTCAAAAACTACAACATCCGTGGGAGTGCAGAGTATAAGGTCGTTGAGTTAGACCAAAGGAGGTATGTATGTCGATGCAAGCAGTTCGGTGATCAATGTCGTTGGATGGTACGGGTTGCGAAGACAAGGTCTTCCAGATTTtga
- the LOC107614775 gene encoding uncharacterized protein LOC107614775, translated as MCQDHAQLDSNVICQHIFPMVHADATICVKVLQGLVESAYGYKVSYKKVWHAKQKAIARIYGDWDESYDQLRRYFNALQAFVPGTIVDLQTVPYYVGNTLDRESVMFHQVFWSFSSCVQAFRHCKPLLSVDGTHLYGKYAGTLLMGIAQDENNNILPVAFALVERENTDSWYFFLTNLRRHVATRPGVLLISDRHAAIKAALEREGCGWDHNAYCVRHIASNFATSFKSKEAKRHLVNAAYSKTQEQAQYYLELISSEDPIASPQMMSWIRGLEPPKWLQHLDEGRRYGHMTTNLSECINSVLKGTRNLPVCAIVKSTYHRLNELFVVKGRQAQAQIASGQVFSQFLQKAILANREGISQMLVTSYDRATTVFTVDEIAAAGVQSRFRVNLQFRRCDCGYFQALHYPCAHALAACAYARLE; from the exons ATGTGTCAAGACCACGCTCAACTAGATAGCAATGTGATATGCCAGCACATATTCCCCATGGTGCATGCTGATGCGACTATTTGTGTAAAGGTATTGCAAGGATTGGTAGAGTCAGCGTACGGGTACAAGGTGTCTTACAAGAAGGTTTGGCACGCGAAGCAGAAGGCAATCGCAAGGATCTATGGTGATTGGGACGAGTCGTATGACCAGCTGCGCAGATACTTCAATGCGCTGCAAGCTTTCGTCCCAg GGACAATTGTTGACCTCCAAACGGTTCCATACTATGTCGGAAACACGCTTGACCGTGAAAGTGTCATGTTTCACCAGGTCTTCTGGTCGTTCTCTTCGTGTGTTCAAGCGTTTAGGCATTGTAAGCCGCTGCTGTCAGTCGACGGAACACACCTGTACGGTAAGTACGCTGGCACCCTTCTCATGGGCATAGCACAGGATGAAAACAACAACATTCTGCCCGTCGCTTTCGCCCTCGTAGAAAGAGAGAACACAGATTCATGGTACTTCTTCCTGACTAATTTGAGGAGACATGTAGCGACTAGGCCAGGAGTTCTTCTTATCTCCGACAGGCATGCTGCAATAAAGGCCGCGTTGGAGCGTGAAGGATGTGGTTGGGATCACAATGCTTACTGTGTACGACATATTGCCTCGAACTTCGCAACAAGTTTCAAGAGTAAGGAAGCCAAAAGACACCTGGTTAATGCCGCTTATTCGAAGACCCAAGAGCAGGCGCAGTACTATCTTGAGTTAATTAGCAGCGAGGATCCCATAGCATCACCGCAGATGATGAGTTGGATACGAGGGTTAGAGCCACCTAAATGGCTGCAGCACCTTGATGAGGGCCGACGATATGGTCACATGACGACCAATCTTTCTGAGTGTATCAACTCCGTCCTGAAGGGCACTAGAAATCTACCAGTCTGTGCAATTGTCAAGTCTACATACCATCGCCTAAATGAGTTATTCGTCGTGAAGGGTCGGCAAGCACAAGCGCAGATTGCAAGCGGTCAGGTGTTCTCACAGTTCCTGCAGAAAGCCATATTAGCGAACCGTGAGGGAATTTCTCAGATGTTAGTGACGTCGTACGATAGAGCCACAACCGTATTCACAGTCGACGAGATAGCTGCTGCAGGGGTGCAGTCTCGGTTTAGGGTTAACCTTCAGTTTCGTAGATGTGACTGTGGTTACTTCCAGGCGTTACACTACCCATGTGCTCATGCTCTAGCCGCTTGCGCCTATGCGAGACTCGAGTGA
- the LOC107616515 gene encoding probable LRR receptor-like protein kinase At1g51890: MHAMAKMIANSVFLLLGALSFIATVQGQDQSGFISIDCGLSENSNYTEKNTGINYISDANFIDSGVSKTVSPQDKTTHPQYFNYLRSFPNGIRNCYRINVTIVTTYLIRASFLYGNYDGLNTLPEFDLYLGVHFWETVKFTNSSVSINYEIIHTLSLDYIHICLVNKGTGTPFISAIEMRVLGNVATSYRTIDSSTRLARFRRLYFSSITNLIYRYKDDPYDRVWEPYWDQKWTQLSSGFSNDNLIQSYFKPPAVVMETAATPKNATASLDFHWENDDNETQHQYYFYFHLTELQHLGPNQTRSFNVIMDGEIWTKNFSQYKKNNSNFKKCDI; encoded by the exons ATGCATGCAATGGCAAAGATGATCGCAAATTCTGTTTTTCTATTGCTTGGAGCTCTTTCTTTCATAGCAACGGTCCAAGGCCAGGATCAATCAG GATTTATTAGCATAGATTGTGGGCTATCTGAAAATTCCAATTACACTGAAAAGAACACAGGAATCAATTACATTTCAGATGCTAATTTCATTGATTCTGGTGTGAGTAAAACTGTGTCACCCCAAGATAAGACTACTCATCCACAATATTTTAATTACCTTCGGAGTTTTCCTAATGGAATAAGAAATTGTTACAGAATAAATGTAACAATTGTTACTACATATTTAATCAGAGCTAGTTTTTTGTATGGAAACTATGATGGTCTTAATACGCTTCCAGAGTTTGATCTTTATCTCGGAGTTCATTTTTGGGAGACGGTAAAATTCACAAATTCTTCAGTCAGCATAAACTATGAGATCATCCACACTCTATCGCTGGATTATATCCATATCTGCTTGGTTAACAAAGGCACAGGGACACCATTCATTTCAGCTATAGAAATGAGGGTTTTGGGCAATGTCGCCACTAGTTATCGCACTATAGACTCATCTACACGATTGGCACGATTCCGAAGGTTGTATTTTAGTTCTATCACCAACTTAATATACAG GTATAAAGATGATCCATATGACCGGGTATGGGAGCCTTATTGGGACCAAAAGTGGACACAATTAAGCAGTGGATTTAGCAATGATAACTTGATTCAGAGTTACTTTAAGCCACCAGCAGTTGTCATGGAGACTGCAGCTACACCAAAAAATGCTACTGCCTCATTAGACTTCCATTGGGAGAATGATGACAATGAAACTCAGCACCAATACTATTTCTACTTCCACCTCACTGAGCTTCAGCACTTGGGTCCAAATCAAACAAGATCATTCAATGTCATCATGGATGGTGAGATTTGGACGAAAAATTTTTCTCAATATAAGAAAAATAATTCAAACTTTAAAAAATGTGACATTTAA